One window of Halorarum salinum genomic DNA carries:
- a CDS encoding MaoC family dehydratase: MPVAAVGDAASAERAVTTDDVDAYADLTGDRNPIHLDEEYASGTMFGGRIAHGTFSAGIVSAALAGLPGDVIYLSQDLSFENPVRPGTTVRAAVEVVEHLGGDRLRVETVADADGERVVSGEAVVLSVPHEG, encoded by the coding sequence ATGCCAGTCGCAGCCGTCGGGGACGCCGCGAGCGCGGAACGAGCCGTCACGACCGACGACGTCGACGCCTACGCCGACCTCACCGGCGACCGCAACCCCATCCACCTCGACGAGGAGTACGCCTCGGGGACGATGTTCGGGGGCCGCATCGCCCACGGGACGTTCTCGGCGGGGATCGTGAGCGCCGCGCTCGCCGGGCTGCCGGGCGACGTGATCTACCTCTCGCAGGACCTCTCGTTCGAGAACCCGGTCCGTCCGGGGACGACGGTCCGGGCGGCGGTCGAGGTCGTCGAGCACCTCGGCGGCGACCGCCTCCGGGTCGAGACGGTCGCCGACGCCGACGGCGAGCGCGTGGTCTCGGGCGAGGCGGTCGTCCTGTCGGTTCCGCACGAGGGGTGA